A region of Pseudomonas putida DNA encodes the following proteins:
- the creC gene encoding two-component system sensor histidine kinase CreC: MRLGIRIFLVYFLFVGLAGYFLLNTVREQIRPVVRQSSEETLVDTANLLAEILHDDVKAGTLGQSRLPEVLKAYGSRSPGAQIWGLAKNQVSHRIYVTDAKGIVLLDSSGEGLGKDYSKWNDVYLTLRGEYGARSTRSVADDESTSVMHVAAPIIDDGQIIGVVTVAKPNSSLQPYIDRSEQRLLTLGLGLIGLGLLIGAALSWWLARSLRRLARYAQAVSEGERAALPHYKGGELAHLANAVERMRTQLEGKAYVERYVHTLTHELKSPLAAIRGASELLQGDMPAEQRARFTSNIERESERLQQMIERLLNLARVEQMQALEDEQQVALAALVDELLLAHAARIEGAGLQVRQRVPAGLRLLCDPFLMRQALANLLDNALDFTPAGGALLFELERDGGRVALSLFNQGQAIPAYAIGRVSERFYSLPRPGSGRKSTGLGLNFVAEVMQLHGGSLAVDNVDGGVRVRLWLPVRRIS, translated from the coding sequence ATGCGCCTGGGCATCCGCATCTTCCTGGTGTACTTCCTGTTCGTCGGGCTGGCGGGGTATTTTCTGCTCAACACGGTGCGCGAACAGATCCGCCCGGTGGTGCGCCAATCGTCCGAAGAAACCCTGGTAGACACCGCCAACCTGCTGGCAGAAATCCTGCACGATGACGTCAAGGCCGGCACCCTCGGGCAAAGCCGTTTGCCTGAAGTGCTCAAGGCTTATGGCTCGCGTAGCCCGGGCGCGCAGATCTGGGGCTTGGCGAAAAACCAGGTCAGCCACCGCATCTACGTGACCGACGCCAAAGGCATAGTCCTGCTCGACTCCAGCGGTGAGGGCCTGGGCAAGGATTACTCGAAGTGGAATGACGTTTACCTCACCCTGCGCGGCGAGTACGGCGCCCGCTCCACGCGCAGTGTCGCCGATGACGAAAGCACCTCGGTGATGCACGTGGCCGCGCCGATCATCGATGACGGCCAGATCATCGGCGTGGTTACCGTGGCCAAGCCCAACAGTTCGCTGCAACCCTACATCGACCGCTCCGAGCAGCGTTTGCTCACGTTGGGCCTGGGCTTGATTGGCCTGGGCTTGTTGATTGGCGCAGCGCTGTCGTGGTGGCTGGCGCGTTCGCTGCGCAGGCTGGCCCGTTACGCTCAGGCGGTCAGCGAAGGTGAGCGGGCGGCATTGCCGCATTACAAGGGCGGTGAGCTGGCGCACCTGGCCAATGCAGTGGAGCGCATGCGCACGCAACTGGAAGGCAAGGCCTACGTCGAGCGCTACGTGCACACCTTGACCCACGAGCTGAAAAGCCCGCTGGCGGCCATTCGCGGGGCCTCCGAGCTGCTGCAGGGCGACATGCCGGCCGAGCAGCGGGCGCGTTTTACCAGCAACATCGAGCGCGAGAGTGAGCGCTTGCAGCAGATGATTGAGCGCCTGCTCAACCTGGCCCGAGTCGAGCAGATGCAGGCGCTGGAAGATGAGCAGCAAGTGGCGTTGGCGGCGCTGGTCGACGAGTTGTTGCTGGCCCATGCGGCACGCATCGAAGGGGCGGGCCTGCAAGTGCGACAGCGGGTGCCGGCAGGGCTGCGGTTGTTGTGCGACCCGTTCCTGATGCGCCAGGCATTGGCCAACCTGCTCGACAATGCGCTGGACTTTACTCCGGCCGGTGGCGCGCTGTTGTTCGAGCTGGAGCGCGATGGTGGGCGGGTGGCCTTGAGCCTGTTCAACCAGGGGCAGGCGATACCGGCGTATGCCATCGGGCGGGTGAGTGAGCGGTTTTACTCGCTGCCGCGGCCGGGGAGTGGGCGCAAGAGTACTGGGCTGGGGCTGAATTTTGTGGCCGAGGTGATGCAACTGCATGGCGGTTCGCTGGCAGTGGATAACGTCGATGGCGGGGTGCGGGTACGGTTGTGGCTGCCGGTGCGGCGTATCAGCTGA
- a CDS encoding APC family permease has translation MANQTSSNPAQLRRVLGLPALVFFGLVYMVPLTIFTTYGIVTELTGGRTAGAYLVTLVAMLFTAASYSVMVKRFPVAGSAYSYTNMAFGQNVGFLAGWSLLLDYLFLPMINYLLIGLFLNIAFPAVPAWAFVLASIALVTVLNVVGINSVAKTSNLIVGAQIVFIGVFVALSCQTLAGQPVDLLSPLMGDGTQPGFGPLMAGAAVLCLSFLGFDAVSTLAEECRDARRDVPRAIILTTLFAGVLFTALAYVSQLVLPGSTFANADAAANEVMFKAGGQFLANFFTAAFVAGSLGSALASQAAVSRILFTMGRDKVLPRRSFAYLSPRFGTPVFAILLVSAFSLLALVIDLSTLASLISFGALVAFSAVNLAVVKTHLMDDASQRNAKGLLSYGVVPLVGLGLTLWLWTSLSALTLVIGLCWFALGLAYLAVLTAGFRRPVLLTDFSEAG, from the coding sequence ATGGCCAACCAAACCAGCTCCAACCCCGCCCAACTTCGTCGCGTCCTGGGCCTGCCCGCCCTGGTGTTCTTCGGCCTGGTGTACATGGTCCCGCTGACCATCTTCACCACTTACGGCATCGTCACCGAACTCACCGGTGGCCGCACCGCAGGCGCCTACCTGGTCACCCTGGTGGCCATGTTGTTCACCGCCGCGTCCTACAGCGTCATGGTCAAACGCTTCCCGGTCGCGGGTTCGGCGTATTCCTATACCAACATGGCCTTTGGCCAGAACGTTGGTTTCCTGGCGGGCTGGTCGCTGCTGCTCGATTACTTGTTCCTGCCAATGATCAACTACCTGCTGATCGGCCTGTTTCTCAACATCGCCTTCCCAGCGGTGCCCGCCTGGGCCTTCGTGCTCGCCTCCATCGCCCTGGTGACCGTGCTCAACGTGGTCGGCATCAACTCGGTGGCTAAGACCAGCAACCTGATCGTCGGCGCGCAAATCGTGTTCATCGGTGTGTTCGTGGCGTTGTCCTGCCAGACCCTGGCCGGCCAACCGGTAGACCTGCTCTCGCCGCTGATGGGTGACGGCACACAACCTGGCTTCGGCCCGCTGATGGCCGGTGCTGCAGTGCTGTGCCTGTCCTTCCTTGGCTTCGATGCCGTCTCGACCCTGGCCGAGGAATGCCGCGATGCCCGCCGCGATGTGCCACGGGCAATCATCCTCACCACGCTGTTTGCCGGAGTGCTGTTCACCGCGCTGGCCTACGTCAGCCAACTGGTGCTGCCAGGCAGCACCTTTGCCAATGCCGATGCGGCAGCCAACGAGGTGATGTTCAAGGCAGGCGGGCAATTCCTGGCCAACTTCTTCACCGCAGCGTTCGTTGCCGGCAGCCTGGGTTCAGCACTGGCCTCGCAGGCGGCAGTGTCGCGCATTCTGTTCACCATGGGCCGGGACAAGGTGCTGCCACGCCGTAGCTTCGCTTACCTGTCGCCGCGCTTTGGTACGCCGGTGTTCGCCATTTTGCTGGTGTCGGCGTTCTCGCTGCTGGCGTTGGTGATCGACCTGTCCACCCTCGCTTCGCTGATCAGCTTTGGCGCGCTGGTGGCGTTCTCGGCGGTGAACCTAGCAGTGGTGAAGACCCACCTGATGGACGATGCCAGCCAGCGCAATGCCAAGGGGCTGTTGAGTTATGGCGTGGTGCCGCTGGTGGGGTTGGGGCTGACACTGTGGCTGTGGACCAGCCTGTCGGCGCTGACGTTGGTGATTGGGTTGTGCTGGTTTGCGCTGGGGCTGGCGTATCTTGCCGTTCTGACTGCCGGCTTCCGTCGTCCGGTTCTACTGACGGACTTCTCCGAGGCGGGCTGA
- a CDS encoding RHS repeat-associated core domain-containing protein, whose amino-acid sequence MPFEAVSLPPYGYLPPQDIRTLIIFNGQWRDPLSQMDILGNGYRPFNTAIRRFCAPDVLQSPFGDGGANSYAYCENDPINKTDSSGQASMWLISGLKGLGNALGFRTPSRNRPNMPNRPARTANNDYSSGPVRRPNEGRPLPEPPVGGRIAESRSNNQSGIGYSSPNDADQASYLNSKLNDIESNLLALGGERSRLKAAISRQTRIGNKPAGEKRLLSQVDREIHSKTNEYNQMNDRITRLRSGQI is encoded by the coding sequence ATGCCGTTTGAGGCTGTCTCACTACCACCTTATGGATATCTCCCGCCCCAAGACATCAGGACATTAATCATATTCAACGGACAATGGCGCGACCCTTTAAGCCAAATGGACATTCTGGGTAATGGATACCGTCCATTTAATACTGCAATCAGACGCTTTTGCGCTCCAGACGTACTTCAGAGCCCATTTGGCGATGGTGGAGCAAACTCATACGCTTACTGCGAAAATGATCCAATTAACAAAACAGACTCATCTGGGCAAGCGTCAATGTGGCTTATCAGTGGTCTGAAGGGACTGGGAAACGCGCTGGGTTTCAGAACCCCATCTCGCAATCGTCCTAATATGCCCAACCGCCCCGCAAGAACGGCAAACAACGACTATTCATCAGGTCCCGTACGCCGACCCAATGAGGGTAGACCACTGCCAGAGCCCCCCGTGGGAGGGCGGATAGCAGAATCGCGCAGCAACAACCAATCAGGCATTGGATACTCCTCTCCAAACGACGCAGATCAAGCGAGTTATCTAAATTCCAAATTGAACGACATTGAAAGTAATCTATTGGCTTTAGGTGGGGAAAGATCCAGGCTTAAAGCGGCAATAAGCAGGCAAACTAGAATCGGCAATAAGCCTGCAGGTGAAAAAAGATTACTCTCACAAGTCGATAGAGAAATTCATTCTAAGACCAATGAATACAATCAAATGAACGACCGAATTACGAGACTAAGATCTGGACAAATCTAA
- the fdhA gene encoding formaldehyde dehydrogenase, glutathione-independent, which yields MSGNRGVVYLGAGKVEVQKIDYPKMQDPRGKKIEHGVILKVVSTNICGSDQHMVRGRTTAQVGLVLGHEITGEIVELGRDVERLKKGDLVSVPFNVACGRCRSCKEMHTGVCLTVNPARAGGAYGYVDMGDWTGGQAEYVLVPYADFNLLKLPDRDKAMEKIRDLTCLSDILPTGYHGAVTAGVGPGSTVYVAGAGPVGLAAAASARLLGAACVIVGDLNQARLAHAKSQGFEVVDLSKDTPLHEQIIDILGEPEVDCAVDAVGFEARGHGHEGAKHEAPATVLNSLMQVTRVAGSIGIPGLYVTEDPGASDAAAKIGALSIRFGLGWAKSHSFHTGQTPTMKYNRQLMQAIMWDRINIAEVVGVQVINLDQAPEGYGEFDAGVPKKFVIDPHKMWGAA from the coding sequence ATGTCTGGCAATCGTGGAGTGGTATATCTCGGCGCCGGCAAGGTCGAGGTGCAGAAGATCGACTACCCGAAAATGCAGGACCCGCGCGGCAAGAAGATCGAACACGGCGTCATTCTCAAGGTGGTCTCCACCAACATCTGCGGCTCCGACCAGCACATGGTCCGCGGTCGCACCACTGCCCAGGTCGGCCTGGTTCTGGGCCACGAAATCACCGGTGAAATCGTCGAGTTGGGGCGTGATGTCGAACGCCTGAAAAAAGGCGACCTGGTGTCGGTACCGTTCAACGTGGCGTGCGGCCGATGCCGCTCGTGCAAAGAGATGCACACCGGTGTCTGCCTCACCGTCAACCCGGCCCGCGCTGGCGGCGCCTACGGCTACGTCGACATGGGCGACTGGACCGGTGGCCAGGCTGAATACGTGCTGGTGCCGTACGCTGACTTCAACCTGCTGAAACTGCCGGATCGCGACAAGGCCATGGAGAAGATCCGTGACCTGACCTGCCTGTCCGACATTCTGCCGACTGGCTACCACGGCGCCGTGACTGCGGGCGTTGGCCCAGGCAGCACCGTTTACGTCGCGGGTGCTGGCCCGGTTGGTCTGGCCGCTGCTGCCTCGGCGCGTCTGCTGGGCGCCGCCTGCGTGATCGTGGGTGACCTCAACCAGGCCCGCCTGGCCCACGCCAAGTCCCAGGGCTTTGAAGTGGTCGACCTGTCCAAGGACACCCCGCTGCACGAGCAGATCATCGACATCCTCGGTGAGCCAGAAGTGGATTGCGCGGTGGATGCTGTCGGTTTCGAGGCCCGCGGCCACGGCCACGAAGGCGCCAAGCATGAAGCCCCGGCCACCGTGCTGAACTCGCTGATGCAGGTTACCCGCGTCGCCGGCAGTATCGGTATCCCGGGCCTGTACGTGACTGAAGACCCGGGCGCCTCCGACGCCGCCGCCAAGATCGGCGCACTGAGCATCCGCTTTGGCCTGGGCTGGGCGAAGTCGCACAGCTTCCACACCGGCCAGACCCCGACCATGAAATACAACCGCCAGCTGATGCAGGCGATCATGTGGGACCGGATCAACATTGCAGAAGTGGTAGGCGTGCAGGTGATCAACCTGGATCAGGCGCCGGAAGGGTATGGCGAGTTTGATGCGGGTGTGCCGAAGAAATTTGTGATCGACCCGCATAAGATGTGGGGTGCTGCGTAA
- a CDS encoding sarcosine oxidase subunit gamma, producing MSAINVFQQNPGAEAKAQSPLHHADLASLVGKGRKNAGVTLREKKLLGHLTLRGDGHNPEFAAGVHKALGLELPVALTVVANSDMSLQWMGPDEWLLIVPGGQEFAVEQKLRAALEGQHIQVVNVSGGQSLLELRGPNVREVLMKSTSYDVHPNNFPVGKAVGTVFAKSQLVIRRTAEDTWELVIRRSFADYWWLWLQDASAEFGLSIEA from the coding sequence ATGAGCGCTATCAACGTCTTCCAGCAAAACCCCGGCGCCGAAGCCAAGGCTCAGTCGCCGCTGCACCATGCCGACCTGGCCAGCCTGGTTGGCAAAGGCCGCAAGAACGCAGGCGTGACCCTGCGTGAGAAAAAACTCCTCGGTCACCTGACCCTGCGTGGCGACGGCCACAATCCGGAATTCGCCGCAGGCGTGCACAAGGCCTTGGGCCTGGAGCTGCCGGTGGCCCTGACCGTGGTTGCCAACAGCGACATGTCGCTGCAGTGGATGGGCCCCGACGAGTGGCTGCTGATCGTCCCAGGCGGCCAGGAGTTTGCCGTTGAGCAAAAACTGCGCGCGGCCCTTGAAGGCCAGCACATCCAGGTAGTTAACGTCAGCGGCGGGCAAAGCCTGCTGGAACTGCGCGGCCCGAACGTGCGTGAAGTGCTGATGAAGTCCACCAGCTATGATGTTCACCCAAACAACTTCCCAGTGGGCAAGGCCGTCGGCACCGTGTTCGCCAAGTCGCAACTGGTGATCCGCCGCACCGCCGAAGACACCTGGGAACTGGTGATTCGCCGCAGCTTCGCCGATTACTGGTGGCTGTGGCTGCAGGACGCTTCGGCCGAGTTCGGCCTGAGCATCGAGGCCTAA
- a CDS encoding RHS repeat-associated core domain-containing protein, whose product MRTAALAYTPYGYIDSQAWLATLLGFNGEKNDPLTSIYPLGQGYRSYSPTLMRFHKPDNLSPFGQGGYNTYAYCNCDPINFRDDTGHARTIAQRRQFWVDLIQSAQSSTTPLKRAPTKKVRFNRKITGRIYPGEHDVQTGRLIEEKQSLQVYIHKLTQRVKRKTEDFNFLMEPSTPDLAKSFGISEKRYQTSLEALATWLDDAQDRLKNLNSTLRSYPV is encoded by the coding sequence TTGAGAACAGCCGCCCTGGCCTACACCCCATACGGATACATCGACAGTCAAGCTTGGTTGGCCACCCTGCTTGGCTTCAATGGCGAAAAGAACGACCCCCTCACCAGCATCTACCCATTAGGACAAGGTTACCGTAGCTACAGTCCAACCCTGATGCGCTTCCATAAGCCCGATAACCTGAGCCCCTTTGGGCAGGGCGGATATAACACTTACGCATACTGCAACTGTGATCCGATCAATTTCCGGGATGATACAGGTCATGCGCGAACAATTGCTCAGCGACGGCAGTTCTGGGTTGATCTTATCCAGTCGGCCCAATCCTCAACTACCCCTTTAAAACGAGCGCCAACAAAGAAAGTGAGATTTAACAGAAAGATAACTGGCCGTATCTATCCGGGCGAACACGACGTACAGACAGGCAGGCTTATTGAAGAAAAACAGTCATTACAAGTTTACATTCACAAGCTCACTCAGCGCGTAAAACGAAAAACAGAAGACTTCAATTTTCTCATGGAGCCGTCGACGCCTGACCTCGCGAAAAGTTTTGGCATCAGTGAGAAAAGATACCAGACTTCGCTGGAGGCACTCGCCACATGGCTTGACGACGCGCAAGATCGGTTGAAAAACCTTAACTCCACACTCAGAAGCTATCCAGTCTAA
- the purU gene encoding formyltetrahydrofolate deformylase: MSRAPDTWILTADCPSMLGTVDVVTRYLFEQRCYVTEHHSFDDRQSGRFFIRVEFRQPDDFDEVGFRAGLAERSDAFGMAFELTAPNHRPKVVIMVSKADHCLNDLLYRQRIGQLSMDVVAVVSNHPDLEPLAHWHKIPYYHFALDPNDKAGQERKVLQVIEETGAELVILARYMQVLSPELCRRLDGWAINIHHSLLPGFKGAKPYHQAYNKGVKMVGATAHYINNDLDEGPIIAQGVEVVDHSHYPEDLIAKGRDIECLTLARAVGYHIERRVFLNANRTVVL; encoded by the coding sequence ATGAGTCGGGCACCGGATACCTGGATTCTCACCGCCGACTGCCCGAGCATGCTCGGTACCGTCGACGTGGTGACGCGTTACCTCTTCGAGCAGCGCTGCTACGTGACGGAGCACCACTCCTTCGATGACCGGCAGTCGGGGCGCTTCTTCATTCGCGTCGAGTTCCGCCAGCCGGACGATTTTGATGAGGTCGGCTTTCGTGCCGGCCTCGCCGAACGCAGTGATGCGTTTGGCATGGCTTTCGAGCTGACCGCGCCGAATCATCGCCCCAAGGTGGTGATCATGGTGTCCAAGGCCGACCACTGCCTGAACGACCTGCTGTATCGCCAGCGCATCGGGCAACTGAGCATGGACGTGGTTGCGGTGGTGTCCAACCACCCAGACCTCGAACCCTTGGCGCACTGGCACAAGATTCCCTACTACCATTTTGCCCTCGACCCCAACGACAAGGCCGGGCAAGAGCGCAAGGTGCTGCAAGTGATCGAGGAGACTGGCGCTGAACTGGTCATCCTTGCCCGTTACATGCAGGTGTTGTCGCCCGAGTTGTGCCGGCGCCTGGACGGTTGGGCGATCAATATTCACCACTCGCTGTTGCCGGGGTTCAAGGGCGCCAAGCCTTACCACCAGGCGTACAACAAGGGCGTGAAGATGGTTGGCGCTACGGCGCACTACATCAACAACGACCTGGATGAAGGGCCGATCATTGCCCAGGGGGTCGAGGTGGTGGACCACAGCCATTATCCCGAGGACCTGATTGCCAAGGGGCGGGATATCGAGTGCCTGACCTTGGCGCGGGCGGTGGGGTATCACATTGAGCGGCGGGTGTTCCTGAACGCCAACAGGACTGTCGTTCTCTGA
- a CDS encoding acyltransferase, producing the protein MRRLLTGILTTLLLLLNTVVMICPLMVFALLKLVLPGRGRDYASAAVMWFAETWSEIDKAIFALCIPTQWDIRGVERLRKDTSYLAVSNHQTWVDIPALIESLNRRTPFFKFFLKKELIWVPLLGLAWWGLDYPFMKRYSKAFLDKHPELKGKDLEITKAACELFKRQPVTVVNYLEGTRFTEAKRQEQQSPYRYLLKPKAGGVAFVLAALGEQLDALLDVTIVYPGNQAPGFWDLLNGSISRVIIDIQVRELDPALWEGDYENDPAFRQTVQAWVNQLWLEKDQRIEQLREELR; encoded by the coding sequence ATGCGTCGCCTGCTGACCGGCATTCTCACAACCCTGCTGCTGCTGCTCAACACTGTGGTGATGATCTGCCCGCTGATGGTCTTCGCCCTGCTCAAACTGGTGCTGCCAGGCCGTGGCCGTGACTACGCCTCCGCTGCGGTGATGTGGTTTGCCGAAACCTGGTCGGAGATCGACAAGGCGATCTTCGCCCTGTGCATCCCCACCCAGTGGGACATCCGCGGCGTCGAGCGCCTGCGCAAGGACACCTCGTACCTGGCCGTGAGCAACCACCAGACCTGGGTCGACATCCCCGCGCTGATCGAAAGCCTCAACCGCCGCACGCCGTTCTTCAAGTTCTTCCTCAAGAAGGAGCTGATCTGGGTGCCGCTGCTGGGCCTGGCCTGGTGGGGGCTGGATTACCCGTTCATGAAGCGCTACAGCAAGGCGTTTCTGGACAAGCACCCCGAGCTCAAGGGCAAGGACCTGGAAATCACCAAGGCCGCCTGTGAGCTGTTCAAGCGCCAGCCGGTGACTGTGGTCAATTACCTTGAAGGTACACGCTTCACCGAGGCCAAGCGCCAGGAGCAGCAGTCGCCTTACCGCTACCTGCTGAAGCCCAAAGCCGGCGGCGTCGCCTTTGTGCTGGCGGCGTTGGGTGAGCAGCTGGATGCGCTGTTGGACGTGACCATCGTCTACCCCGGCAACCAAGCGCCTGGGTTCTGGGACTTGCTCAATGGCAGCATCAGTCGGGTGATTATCGACATTCAGGTGCGTGAGCTGGACCCGGCATTGTGGGAGGGGGATTACGAGAATGACCCGGCCTTCCGGCAGACCGTGCAGGCTTGGGTGAACCAGCTGTGGTTGGAGAAGGATCAGCGGATTGAGCAGTTGCGCGAAGAATTGCGCTAG
- a CDS encoding DUF2780 domain-containing protein — MKAFTLATLMTLAASPVFAFNLSDAANAVSAMQNQKQQGQVQAPEAQANLLNTLGSELKITPEQAVGGAGAMLGLARNNLSSDDYGQLTKAVPGLDLLSGANALGGLSGLGDLLGKNSESQSALSNALGNNVENRNDLDTAFKALGMDTGMIGQFAPLILQYLGQQGIAGSLLQNLGSLWTTPAPVNTPSV; from the coding sequence ATGAAAGCCTTCACCCTTGCAACCCTGATGACCCTGGCCGCAAGCCCGGTGTTCGCCTTCAACCTTAGCGATGCCGCCAACGCCGTATCCGCCATGCAGAACCAGAAACAGCAGGGCCAGGTGCAGGCGCCCGAGGCGCAGGCCAATTTGCTCAATACCCTGGGCAGTGAACTGAAGATCACCCCGGAACAGGCCGTGGGCGGGGCAGGGGCGATGTTGGGGTTGGCGCGCAATAACCTGAGCTCTGACGATTATGGTCAGCTGACCAAAGCCGTGCCTGGGCTGGACCTGCTGTCGGGTGCCAATGCGCTCGGCGGGTTGAGCGGGCTGGGCGATTTGCTGGGCAAGAACAGCGAAAGCCAGTCGGCGCTGAGCAATGCCCTGGGCAACAACGTCGAGAACCGCAACGACCTGGACACTGCGTTCAAGGCGCTGGGGATGGACACCGGGATGATCGGCCAGTTTGCCCCTCTGATTCTGCAGTACCTGGGCCAGCAGGGCATCGCCGGGTCGTTGCTGCAGAACCTGGGGAGCCTGTGGACCACGCCGGCGCCAGTGAATACGCCATCGGTTTGA
- a CDS encoding ATP-dependent zinc protease — MKSLLALLSLFALPVMAAEPTIYGRYENISLPEIGETLKAKMDTGAFTASLSAKDIELFTRDGDEWVRFRLATKESDGKVYEHKVSRISKIKGRADEEEEGDAPEISKRPVVDLELCLGDVKRTVEVNLVDRSSFNYPLLIGSKALREFKAAVNPAKKFTAGKPDC; from the coding sequence GTGAAATCACTGCTTGCCCTGTTGTCGCTGTTCGCCTTGCCGGTCATGGCCGCCGAGCCGACGATTTATGGCCGTTACGAAAACATTAGCCTGCCGGAAATTGGCGAGACCCTGAAGGCCAAGATGGACACCGGCGCCTTCACCGCATCGCTGTCGGCCAAGGACATCGAGCTGTTCACCCGCGATGGCGATGAGTGGGTGCGCTTCCGCCTGGCGACCAAAGAGTCCGACGGCAAGGTCTACGAGCACAAGGTGTCGCGCATCAGCAAAATCAAAGGCCGTGCCGACGAAGAGGAAGAGGGCGATGCGCCGGAAATCTCCAAGCGCCCGGTGGTGGACCTTGAGCTGTGCCTGGGTGACGTGAAGCGCACTGTAGAAGTGAACCTGGTGGACCGCAGCAGCTTCAACTACCCGCTGTTGATCGGCTCCAAGGCGCTGCGTGAATTCAAGGCGGCGGTCAACCCGGCCAAGAAGTTCACCGCTGGTAAGCCAGACTGCTGA
- the creB gene encoding two-component system response regulator CreB: MPHILIVEDEAAIADTLVYALQADGHSTEWVTLGSAALDQQRQRPADLIILDIGLPDISGFETCRQLRRFSEVPVMFLSARDGEIDRVVGLEIGADDYVVKPFSPREVAARVRAILKRMAPRVEPAAAAMLFQLDTLRMQISYRNQPLSLTRHEFRLLQCLLEQPQRVFSREQLLDALGVASDVGYERTIDSHIKSLRAKLRLIASEAEPIQTHRGLGYSYSPDHA, encoded by the coding sequence ATGCCCCATATCCTCATCGTCGAAGACGAAGCCGCCATCGCCGACACCTTGGTCTACGCCCTGCAGGCCGATGGCCACAGCACCGAATGGGTGACCCTGGGCAGCGCCGCCCTCGACCAGCAGCGCCAGCGCCCGGCCGACCTGATCATCCTCGACATCGGCCTGCCCGATATCAGTGGTTTCGAAACCTGCCGCCAACTGCGCCGCTTCAGCGAAGTGCCGGTGATGTTCCTCAGCGCTCGTGATGGCGAAATTGACCGGGTGGTGGGCCTGGAGATCGGTGCCGACGACTACGTGGTCAAACCCTTCAGCCCGCGCGAGGTGGCTGCACGGGTGCGGGCGATCCTCAAACGCATGGCGCCACGTGTTGAGCCCGCCGCAGCGGCAATGCTGTTCCAACTCGACACCCTGCGCATGCAGATCAGCTACCGTAACCAGCCGCTGAGCCTGACCCGCCATGAATTTCGCCTGCTGCAATGCCTGCTGGAACAGCCCCAGCGGGTCTTCAGCCGCGAGCAGCTGCTTGATGCCTTAGGCGTGGCCTCGGACGTGGGCTACGAGCGCACCATCGACAGCCACATCAAGAGCCTGCGCGCCAAGTTGCGCCTGATCGCCAGCGAGGCAGAGCCGATCCAGACCCACCGCGGCCTCGGCTACAGCTACAGCCCGGATCACGCCTGA